A part of Pantoea vagans genomic DNA contains:
- the add gene encoding adenosine deaminase: protein MIDSKIPLTDIHRHLDGNIRAQTILDLGRQFNLALPASTLETLRPHVQVGQNEPDLVSFLQKLDWGVKVLGDLDACRRIAQENVEDAARAGIHYAELRFSPGYMAMTHNLPIAGVVEAVIDGVRAGRQQHDIDVRLIGIMSRTFGEDACLAELEGLLAHRDHITAVDLAGDELGFPGSEFLSHFTQARDAGFRVTVHAGEAAGPESIWQAIRELGAERIGHGVKAIEDRALMDFLAEHHIGIESCLTSNIQTSTVPSLGQHPLKTFLEHGILATINTDDPAVQGIELAHEYHHAAPAAGLSAAQIRQAQENGLTIAFLSDAEKAAIRARVQ, encoded by the coding sequence ATGATCGATTCTAAAATTCCTCTGACTGATATTCACCGCCACCTTGATGGCAACATTCGTGCACAAACCATTCTCGATTTAGGCCGCCAGTTTAATCTTGCCCTGCCCGCCTCAACGCTGGAGACGCTGCGTCCGCATGTGCAGGTCGGCCAGAATGAACCTGATCTGGTGAGCTTCTTGCAGAAACTCGACTGGGGCGTGAAAGTGCTGGGCGATCTGGATGCCTGCCGCCGCATTGCGCAGGAAAATGTTGAAGATGCCGCGCGCGCGGGCATTCATTATGCTGAACTGCGTTTTTCGCCCGGTTATATGGCGATGACCCACAACCTGCCGATTGCCGGTGTGGTTGAAGCAGTCATTGACGGGGTACGCGCTGGCCGTCAGCAGCACGATATCGACGTGCGTCTGATTGGGATTATGAGCCGTACCTTTGGCGAAGATGCCTGCCTTGCCGAACTGGAAGGTTTACTGGCCCATCGCGATCACATCACCGCGGTCGATCTGGCGGGTGATGAGCTGGGCTTCCCGGGCAGCGAGTTCCTGAGTCACTTTACCCAGGCGCGCGATGCTGGTTTCCGGGTTACCGTGCATGCGGGCGAAGCGGCCGGTCCGGAGAGCATCTGGCAGGCGATTCGTGAGCTCGGCGCTGAGCGTATCGGTCACGGCGTGAAAGCGATTGAGGATCGCGCGCTGATGGATTTCCTGGCGGAGCACCATATTGGTATTGAATCCTGCCTGACCTCCAATATCCAGACCAGCACCGTGCCTTCACTGGGGCAGCATCCGCTGAAGACCTTCCTGGAGCATGGCATTCTGGCGACCATCAATACTGATGATCCGGCGGTTCAGGGCATTGAACTGGCGCATGAGTATCATCATGCCGCACCGGCTGCCGGCCTGAGTGCCGCGCAGATCCGTCAGGCGCAGGAAAATGGTCTGACCATTGCCTTCCTCAGCGACGCTGAGAAAGCGGCTATTCGCGCCCGCGTGCAGTAA
- a CDS encoding oxidoreductase, with product MSDKLRVGLIGYGFASKTFHAPLIAGTPDVELAAISSSDASKVHADWPAVKVVADPQALLDDPTLQLIVIPTPNDTHFPLAKAALNAGKHVVVDKPFTVTLSQARELDALAKAKGLLLSVFHNRRWDSDFLTLKSLLEAGSLGEVRYFESHFDRFRLEVRNRWREMKGAGSGIWYDLGPHLLDQALQLFGPPVAINVDLAEMRPGAQTTDYFHATLTYPQRRVVLHASMLVAAESARYTVHGTRGSYVKYGLDPQEDRLKSGDFPPQEDWGYDMRDGTLTLVDGDALTETTQLTQPGNYPAYYAGIRDAIAGRGNNPVTAEEAIQVMELIELGLQSAEKRQTLSLKRV from the coding sequence ATGAGCGATAAATTACGTGTTGGTCTGATCGGCTACGGTTTTGCCAGTAAAACGTTTCATGCTCCGCTGATTGCGGGAACGCCGGACGTCGAACTGGCCGCCATTTCCAGTAGCGATGCCAGCAAAGTCCACGCCGACTGGCCTGCCGTGAAGGTGGTGGCCGATCCTCAGGCGCTGCTGGACGACCCGACTCTGCAATTGATTGTTATTCCTACCCCTAATGACACCCACTTCCCGCTGGCTAAAGCGGCGCTGAATGCCGGTAAACATGTGGTGGTCGATAAGCCGTTTACCGTGACGTTGTCACAGGCGCGCGAGCTGGATGCGCTGGCGAAAGCCAAGGGGCTGCTGCTGTCGGTATTCCATAACCGCCGCTGGGACAGCGATTTCCTGACGCTGAAATCCCTGCTTGAAGCGGGCTCTCTGGGTGAAGTGCGTTATTTCGAATCGCATTTTGACCGTTTCCGTCTGGAAGTGCGCAATCGCTGGCGTGAAATGAAGGGCGCAGGCAGCGGAATCTGGTATGACCTGGGGCCGCATCTGCTGGACCAGGCGCTGCAGCTGTTTGGCCCGCCGGTCGCCATCAATGTCGATCTGGCTGAAATGCGTCCGGGCGCGCAGACTACCGACTACTTCCACGCCACCCTGACCTATCCGCAGCGCCGCGTAGTGCTGCACGCCAGCATGCTGGTGGCGGCAGAATCCGCCCGTTACACCGTCCACGGCACGCGCGGCAGCTACGTTAAATATGGTCTGGATCCGCAGGAAGATCGCCTGAAGTCGGGCGACTTCCCGCCGCAGGAGGACTGGGGCTATGACATGCGCGACGGCACGCTGACGCTGGTTGATGGCGACGCCCTGACCGAAACCACGCAGCTGACCCAGCCGGGCAACTATCCTGCTTACTATGCGGGCATCCGCGATGCCATTGCCGGACGCGGTAATAATCCGGTGACGGCGGAAGAGGCGATTCAGGTGATGGAGCTGATCGAACTGGGTCTGCAATCCGCCGAGAAACGCCAGACGCTGTCGCTGAAGCGCGTTTAA
- the araC gene encoding arabinose operon transcriptional regulator AraC, with amino-acid sequence MYHRELPAEQQNPLLPGYSFNAWLVAGLTPITADGPLDFFIDRPHGMKGYILNLTIKGKGRVFDGERAFDCEPGEMLLFQPKTAHYYGRAPDSPQWFHRWVYFRPRAYWHDWLRWQDEQEGVGRLLLPESLRGEFDRLFASIEQTHNSGRRFAEELAMNLLERLLLRAVEEDPRSHQLIRDPRVIEACQYVTNHLASEVKIEEVARHVCLSPSRLAHLFREQMGVNLLRWREDQRVIRAKLLLQTTQEPIASVGREVGYDDQLYFSRVFRKRVGVSPSDFRRRNQDAHDSLAAQTAWPLARSAIS; translated from the coding sequence ATGTATCACCGCGAATTACCGGCCGAGCAGCAAAACCCCTTGTTGCCGGGCTATTCATTCAATGCCTGGCTGGTGGCGGGGCTGACGCCCATCACCGCTGATGGCCCGCTCGATTTCTTTATCGATCGCCCGCACGGCATGAAAGGCTACATTCTGAACCTCACCATTAAAGGCAAAGGGCGGGTATTCGACGGCGAGCGGGCATTTGACTGCGAACCGGGCGAAATGCTGCTGTTTCAGCCAAAAACCGCTCACTACTATGGCCGCGCGCCGGACAGCCCGCAGTGGTTCCACCGCTGGGTCTATTTCCGTCCGCGCGCCTACTGGCACGACTGGCTGCGCTGGCAGGATGAGCAGGAGGGCGTGGGACGACTGCTGCTGCCGGAATCGCTGCGCGGTGAATTTGACCGCCTGTTTGCCAGTATCGAACAGACCCACAACTCCGGCCGGCGCTTTGCGGAAGAGCTGGCAATGAACCTGCTGGAACGGCTGCTGCTGCGTGCCGTTGAAGAGGATCCGCGCAGCCATCAGTTGATCCGCGACCCGCGCGTCATCGAAGCCTGTCAGTATGTCACCAACCATCTCGCCAGCGAGGTCAAGATTGAAGAGGTGGCGCGTCACGTCTGCCTGTCACCGTCGCGACTGGCGCACCTGTTCCGCGAGCAGATGGGTGTCAACCTGCTGCGCTGGCGTGAAGATCAGCGCGTTATCCGCGCGAAACTGCTGCTGCAGACCACTCAGGAACCGATCGCCTCGGTAGGGCGTGAAGTGGGTTACGACGACCAGCTTTACTTCTCACGGGTATTCCGCAAGCGTGTTGGCGTCAGTCCAAGCGACTTCCGCCGCCGCAATCAGGACGCGCACGACAGCCTGGCGGCGCAGACGGCCTGGCCCCTGGCGCGAAGTGCTATCTCTTAG
- the araH gene encoding L-arabinose ABC transporter permease AraH, whose product MASSTTSNTPQPASRGGLQLGRIWDNFGMLVVFALLFIVCAIFVPNFGSFINMKGLGLAMSMSGMVACGMLFCLASGDFDLSVASVIACAGVVTAVVINMTESLWIGVVAGLVLGMITGFINGFVIARLKINALITTLATMQIVRGLAYIFSDGKAVGIEDERFFELGFANWLGVPAPIWLTLATMLIFGFLLNKTTFGRNTLAIGGNEEAARLAGVPVVRTRIIIFILSGLVSAAAGIILASRMTSGQPMTSIGYELVVISACVLGGVSLKGGIGKISYVVAGVLILGTVENAMNLLNISPFSQYVVRGLILLAAVIFDRYKQKKA is encoded by the coding sequence ATGGCTTCATCCACGACCTCAAATACGCCGCAGCCCGCTTCACGCGGCGGCCTGCAGTTAGGTCGCATCTGGGACAACTTCGGCATGCTGGTTGTCTTTGCGCTGCTGTTTATTGTCTGTGCGATTTTTGTGCCGAACTTTGGTTCATTTATCAATATGAAAGGCTTAGGGCTGGCGATGTCGATGTCCGGCATGGTCGCCTGCGGCATGCTGTTCTGTCTGGCCTCCGGGGATTTTGACCTGTCGGTTGCGTCCGTTATCGCCTGCGCGGGTGTGGTGACCGCCGTGGTGATCAACATGACCGAAAGCCTGTGGATTGGTGTGGTAGCCGGTCTGGTGCTCGGCATGATCACCGGCTTTATCAACGGCTTTGTGATTGCCCGACTCAAGATCAATGCGCTGATCACCACGCTGGCGACCATGCAGATCGTGCGCGGCCTGGCCTATATCTTCTCGGACGGTAAAGCGGTCGGAATTGAAGATGAGCGCTTCTTTGAGCTGGGCTTTGCCAACTGGCTTGGCGTGCCAGCACCCATCTGGCTGACCCTGGCGACCATGCTGATCTTCGGTTTCCTGCTCAACAAAACCACTTTTGGCCGTAATACCCTGGCGATTGGCGGCAATGAAGAGGCGGCGCGACTGGCCGGTGTGCCGGTGGTGCGAACCCGCATCATCATCTTCATTCTTTCCGGGCTGGTTTCGGCGGCGGCAGGCATCATCCTGGCGTCACGTATGACCAGCGGTCAGCCCATGACCTCCATCGGCTATGAGCTGGTGGTGATTTCTGCCTGCGTACTGGGCGGCGTGTCGCTCAAGGGCGGCATCGGCAAGATTTCCTACGTGGTGGCAGGGGTATTAATTCTTGGCACCGTCGAGAATGCGATGAATTTATTGAATATCTCGCCATTCTCACAGTATGTGGTGCGCGGTCTGATACTGTTAGCTGCGGTGATTTTTGACCGTTACAAACAGAAAAAAGCCTGA